One window of the Methanomassiliicoccaceae archaeon DOK genome contains the following:
- a CDS encoding adenylosuccinate synthase yields the protein MPSLAIIGAQWGDEGKGKITDYLDEEADLIVRFQGGNNAGHTIIVDGKTFKLHGLPSGVVRPGKLAVIGNGVVVNLEELGEEIRQVLDNGGSVDGLRISDRAHLIMNYHKKLDGAEEKYRGKNVVGTTKKGIGPAYQDKIARIGFRAGDLLEDDLLDDKISFILPYKKDMLDMMDAEPCSCTVESLHEKMAGWRDMVGKYICDTSVLINDSLDQGKNVIFEGAQGAMLDIDHGTYPYVTSSATCGGGICTGSGVAPNRIDGVLGVIKAYTTRVGEGPFVTELSGEEELALQHKGGEFGVTTGRGRRCGWLDLVVCEHASRMCGFTSLGITKIDVLNDTPDLPVCVAYEIDGEEVKHFPASIAKLNRAKPVYEHFKGWKGWDDTDAVVKGGYDNLPGEMREYIEFIEKYLKVPADIISVGPDRDETIDRRGDWWN from the coding sequence ATGCCCAGTCTAGCAATCATCGGAGCCCAGTGGGGGGACGAAGGCAAAGGAAAGATCACAGACTACCTCGACGAGGAGGCCGACCTCATAGTCCGCTTCCAGGGAGGGAACAACGCCGGCCACACCATCATCGTGGACGGCAAGACGTTCAAGCTCCACGGACTCCCCTCGGGCGTCGTGAGACCGGGCAAGCTCGCCGTCATCGGCAACGGCGTCGTGGTCAACCTCGAGGAGCTAGGGGAGGAGATCAGGCAGGTCCTGGACAACGGCGGGAGCGTCGACGGGCTCAGGATCTCCGACAGGGCCCACCTCATCATGAACTACCACAAGAAGCTGGACGGCGCCGAGGAGAAGTACCGCGGCAAGAACGTCGTCGGCACCACCAAGAAGGGGATCGGACCCGCGTACCAGGACAAGATCGCGAGGATCGGGTTCAGGGCCGGTGACCTGCTGGAGGACGACCTCCTTGACGACAAGATCTCGTTCATCCTCCCGTACAAGAAGGACATGCTCGACATGATGGACGCGGAGCCCTGCTCCTGCACCGTCGAGTCCCTGCACGAGAAGATGGCCGGCTGGAGGGACATGGTCGGGAAGTACATCTGCGACACCTCCGTCCTCATCAACGACTCCCTGGACCAGGGCAAGAACGTGATATTCGAGGGCGCCCAGGGCGCGATGCTCGACATCGACCACGGGACGTACCCCTACGTGACATCCTCCGCCACATGCGGAGGCGGCATATGCACCGGATCGGGCGTCGCACCCAACAGGATCGACGGCGTGCTCGGAGTCATCAAGGCGTACACCACCCGCGTCGGCGAGGGCCCGTTCGTCACGGAGCTCTCCGGCGAGGAGGAACTGGCGCTGCAGCACAAGGGCGGCGAGTTCGGAGTCACGACGGGAAGGGGCCGCAGGTGCGGATGGCTCGACCTGGTCGTGTGCGAGCACGCCTCCAGGATGTGCGGGTTCACATCCCTGGGCATCACGAAGATCGACGTCCTGAACGACACCCCCGACCTCCCAGTGTGCGTGGCGTACGAGATCGACGGGGAGGAGGTCAAGCACTTCCCCGCATCCATCGCCAAACTCAACAGGGCCAAGCCCGTCTACGAGCACTTCAAGGGCTGGAAGGGCTGGGACGACACAGACGCCGTCGTCAAGGGAGGATACGACAACCTCCCCGGCGAGATGCGCGAGTACATCGAGTTCATCGAGAAGTACCTCAAGGTCCCCGCGGACATCATCAGCGTCGGACCCGACAGGGACGAGACCATCGACCGCCGCGGCGACTGGTGGAACTGA
- a CDS encoding methyltransferase: protein MTPEGTVIREGSTDILVPLEHSVHGPGKKVGSVFFNEQMAFNRDVSVMLLRSLERESVSVADAMCATGSRSVRIANEVPGSEVTANDISPSAMPYIQANIDLNGLSNCRANCSNLHILFTEESFDYVDLDPFGSPMPFLQSAIRGTGKRGIMAITATDTAPLAGAHAPKCRRRYQCEPIRGFMCHEGGLRILMCNIARELAKFDRGMKPLLSFYADHYFRTYVQITEGAKAADDSLAQLGYMQYNMETMERSTSQFPDREHRLGPFWLGPLHDAYTISRMSPEGMADERRCAKYLNLWRNELDDQVFVYDMSELSSHVKMSPPRIDDFVDFLNGHGRASKSHVSPTSFKTDIPLDELLELYRQFSPDSQ, encoded by the coding sequence GTGACCCCCGAGGGGACGGTCATCAGGGAGGGGAGCACCGACATTCTGGTCCCCCTCGAGCACTCCGTCCACGGCCCAGGCAAGAAGGTCGGGTCCGTGTTCTTCAACGAGCAGATGGCGTTCAACAGGGACGTCAGCGTGATGCTCCTCAGGTCGCTGGAACGCGAGTCCGTCAGCGTCGCCGACGCCATGTGCGCCACCGGGTCGAGGTCCGTGAGGATCGCCAACGAGGTCCCGGGGTCCGAGGTGACCGCCAACGACATCAGCCCCTCGGCCATGCCCTACATCCAGGCCAACATAGACCTCAACGGCCTCTCCAACTGCAGGGCCAACTGCTCCAACCTCCACATACTCTTCACCGAGGAGTCCTTCGACTACGTCGACCTGGACCCGTTCGGATCCCCCATGCCCTTCCTCCAGTCCGCCATCCGCGGCACCGGGAAGAGAGGGATCATGGCGATCACCGCCACCGACACCGCGCCGCTGGCCGGCGCCCACGCCCCCAAGTGCAGGCGCAGGTACCAGTGCGAGCCCATCCGCGGGTTCATGTGCCACGAGGGAGGCCTCAGGATCCTGATGTGCAACATCGCCAGGGAGCTGGCCAAGTTCGACCGCGGCATGAAGCCCCTGCTGTCGTTCTACGCGGACCACTACTTCAGGACCTACGTCCAGATAACGGAGGGGGCCAAGGCCGCCGACGACTCCCTCGCCCAGCTCGGCTACATGCAGTACAACATGGAGACCATGGAGCGCTCGACCTCGCAGTTCCCAGACAGGGAGCACAGGCTCGGCCCGTTCTGGCTCGGCCCGCTGCACGACGCGTACACCATATCCAGGATGTCCCCCGAGGGAATGGCCGACGAGCGCAGGTGCGCCAAGTACCTGAACCTCTGGAGGAACGAGCTGGACGACCAGGTCTTCGTCTACGACATGAGCGAGCTGTCGTCCCATGTGAAGATGTCTCCGCCGAGGATCGACGACTTCGTGGACTTCCTGAACGGACACGGGAGGGCATCCAAGTCGCACGTGTCCCCCACGTCGTTCAAGACGGACATCCCCCTTGACGAGCTCCTGGAGCTCTACAGGCAGTTCAGTCCGGATTCCCAGTGA
- a CDS encoding NTPase yields MIADIKIGITGLPGSGKTYALLRVIEMLKEEELSIGGMIDEPVGDGRHKTGFTVRDLATGETAVFASTEIESKVMVGKIGVDLSKLEEVGVKAIRDACQNCDIIIIDEVGKMEVESQLFIDAVKEALDADKPMIITLHKKSRNPLLQDIRRRDDVRILEVTPTNRNILPYKIVRLMNGESV; encoded by the coding sequence ATGATAGCTGATATCAAGATCGGAATCACCGGCCTTCCCGGATCCGGGAAGACCTATGCCCTGCTCAGGGTAATCGAGATGCTGAAGGAGGAGGAGCTTTCCATCGGAGGCATGATCGACGAGCCTGTGGGCGACGGGAGGCACAAGACTGGCTTCACCGTCAGGGACCTCGCAACCGGTGAGACCGCCGTCTTTGCCAGCACCGAGATCGAGAGCAAGGTGATGGTAGGGAAGATCGGCGTGGACCTCAGCAAGCTGGAGGAGGTCGGCGTCAAGGCGATACGCGATGCATGCCAGAACTGCGACATCATCATCATCGACGAGGTGGGCAAGATGGAGGTTGAGAGCCAGCTCTTCATAGACGCCGTCAAGGAGGCACTCGACGCCGACAAACCCATGATCATCACCCTCCACAAGAAATCCAGGAACCCGCTTCTCCAGGACATCAGGAGGAGGGACGACGTGAGGATACTCGAGGTAACGCCCACCAACAGGAACATCCTCCCGTACAAGATCGTCCGTCTGATGAACGGGGAGAGCGTGTGA